From one Streptomyces sp. SCSIO 30461 genomic stretch:
- the gmd gene encoding GDP-mannose 4,6-dehydratase: MTKTALITGVTGQDGSYLAELLLSKGYRVHGLVRRSSSFNTERIDHIYQGPQEAERSFVLHHADLSDGVALVNLLRDLQPDEVYNLGAQSHVRVSFDAPLYTGDVTGLGALRLLEAVRASGVQTRIYQASSSEMFGSTPPPQNEGTPFHPRSPYGAAKVFAYWATVNYREAYDMFAVNGILFNHESPRRGETFVTRKITRAVARIKAGLQDRLYLGNLDAVRDWGYAPEYVEAMWRMLQHDEPTDYVVATGVPATVREFVETAFAHVGLDWNDHVRYDPKYERPSEVDALIGDASKARELLGWKPTVLVEELARIMVEADVRQVADQLAGASVRIDR; the protein is encoded by the coding sequence ATGACCAAGACCGCGCTGATCACCGGTGTGACCGGCCAGGACGGCTCGTATCTGGCGGAGCTGCTGCTGTCGAAGGGCTACCGGGTGCACGGCCTGGTGCGCAGGTCGTCCAGCTTCAACACCGAGCGGATCGACCACATCTACCAGGGCCCGCAGGAGGCCGAGCGCAGCTTTGTGCTGCACCACGCCGACCTCTCCGACGGGGTGGCGCTGGTGAACCTGCTGCGCGACCTCCAGCCGGACGAGGTGTACAATCTGGGCGCGCAGTCGCATGTGCGGGTCTCCTTCGACGCGCCGCTCTACACCGGTGACGTGACCGGCCTGGGCGCGCTGCGGCTGCTGGAGGCCGTGCGGGCGAGCGGGGTGCAGACGCGGATCTACCAAGCGTCGTCCTCGGAGATGTTCGGCTCGACGCCGCCCCCGCAGAACGAGGGCACCCCCTTCCACCCGCGCAGCCCGTACGGCGCCGCGAAGGTCTTCGCGTACTGGGCCACGGTCAACTACCGTGAGGCATATGACATGTTCGCGGTGAACGGCATCCTGTTCAACCACGAGTCCCCGCGCCGCGGCGAGACCTTCGTGACCCGCAAGATCACCCGCGCTGTCGCCCGGATCAAGGCCGGCCTCCAGGACCGCCTCTACCTCGGGAACCTGGACGCGGTCCGCGACTGGGGTTACGCGCCCGAGTACGTCGAGGCGATGTGGCGGATGCTTCAGCACGACGAGCCGACCGACTACGTGGTGGCCACCGGGGTCCCGGCCACGGTACGGGAGTTCGTGGAGACCGCGTTCGCCCATGTCGGGCTCGACTGGAACGACCACGTCCGCTACGACCCCAAGTACGAGCGCCCCAGCGAGGTCGACGCGCTGATCGGGGACGCCTCCAAGGCGCGTGAGCTGCTGGGCTGGAAGCCCACCGTCCTGGTGGAGGAGCTGGCACGGATCATGGTCGAAGCCGATGTGCGGCAGGTGGCGGACCAACTCGCGGGCGCCTCGGTGCGTATCGACCGCTGA
- a CDS encoding GDP-L-fucose synthase, with product MTASLLPERARVFVAGHRGLVGSAVARRLSADGHEVLTRTRAELDLRDAARTAAELADMRPDAVVLAAAKVGGIMANSTQPVQFLEENLQIQLSVIAGAHAAGVGRLLFLGSSCIYPKHAPQPITEDALLTGPLEPTNEAYALAKIAGIVQVQSYRRQYGASYISAMPTNLYGPGDNFDLETSHVLPALIRRFHEAAAAGRDEVVLWGSGTPRREFLHVDDLAAACALLLRSYDGDEPVNIGCGNDLTIRELAATVADVTGFTGRIAWDTTRPDGTPRKLLDISRLAGLGWKPAIPLRDGIAATYAHWRGGFEDGREAGSGS from the coding sequence ATGACCGCATCGCTGCTGCCCGAACGTGCCCGTGTCTTCGTCGCCGGCCACCGTGGCCTGGTGGGCTCCGCCGTGGCCCGCCGGCTCTCCGCCGACGGGCACGAGGTGCTCACCCGCACCCGTGCCGAACTGGATCTGCGCGATGCCGCGCGTACCGCCGCCGAACTGGCCGACATGAGGCCCGACGCCGTGGTGCTCGCCGCCGCCAAGGTCGGCGGAATCATGGCCAACAGCACGCAGCCGGTGCAGTTCCTGGAGGAGAACCTCCAGATCCAGCTCAGCGTGATAGCCGGGGCGCACGCCGCCGGGGTGGGCCGGCTGCTCTTCCTGGGCTCGTCGTGCATCTACCCCAAGCACGCCCCCCAGCCCATCACCGAGGACGCGCTGCTGACCGGCCCGCTGGAGCCCACCAACGAGGCGTACGCGCTCGCGAAGATCGCCGGCATCGTCCAGGTGCAGTCGTACCGGCGCCAGTACGGCGCGTCGTACATCAGCGCCATGCCGACGAACCTCTACGGGCCCGGTGACAACTTCGACCTGGAGACCTCGCACGTGCTGCCGGCCCTGATCCGGCGCTTCCACGAGGCGGCGGCCGCCGGCCGCGACGAGGTCGTGCTGTGGGGCAGCGGCACCCCGCGCCGCGAGTTCCTGCACGTGGACGACCTCGCCGCGGCGTGCGCGCTGCTGCTGCGCTCGTACGACGGCGACGAGCCGGTCAACATCGGCTGCGGAAACGACCTCACCATTCGGGAACTGGCCGCGACGGTCGCCGATGTCACCGGCTTCACCGGACGGATCGCCTGGGACACCACCCGGCCCGACGGCACCCCGCGCAAGCTGCTCGACATCTCCCGGCTGGCGGGGCTCGGCTGGAAGCCGGCGATCCCGCTGCGCGACGGCATCGCCGCCACCTACGCGCACTGGCGCGGGGGGTTCGAAGACGGCCGCGAGGCCGGTTCCGGCAGCTGA
- a CDS encoding exopolysaccharide biosynthesis polyprenyl glycosylphosphotransferase — protein sequence MGRKSRWYLPASLIIDLSGAGVPVGLMLYAAHQPWAVPSGVVAGLAWAGVQLFRTRYEARAIGEDRGALPVLHDWFILLGVLAVAHTAMGVRLRAPLCLAALLPALLLTLICRKAVHRHLAAKRRRAQAVVKVLVVGEPTAADDVTAHLAARTDHPYVAVGAVPVGDGECGSGIRTGKRLAAATPDSPAEDSEPVVGAVRGLGADLVLVVPGATLSGERLRRLSWGLHDAGIELFLAPGLVEVSVKRLETGSAGGMSLLRVAPPTKEGVQPLLKQVLDRSSALLGLLLLAPLLLLIGAAVKASSSGPVFYLHERIGLGGRPFVMWKFRSMRVGADSEKAELAQENEHDGLMFKMRRDPRVTRVGHWLRRTSLDELPQLINVLKGDMSLVGPRPPLADEVARYTPVEWRRLTVRPGMTGLWQISGRSDLSWDETVQLDLSYVDNWSFTSDVDVMARTFRAVVDGRGAY from the coding sequence ATGGGGCGCAAGTCCCGGTGGTATCTGCCCGCTTCGCTGATCATCGACCTCAGCGGTGCCGGAGTGCCGGTCGGGCTGATGCTGTACGCCGCGCACCAGCCGTGGGCCGTGCCGAGCGGCGTCGTCGCGGGGCTCGCCTGGGCCGGCGTCCAGCTGTTCCGTACGCGCTACGAGGCGCGGGCCATCGGCGAGGACCGAGGCGCGCTCCCCGTGCTCCACGACTGGTTCATCCTGCTGGGGGTGCTCGCGGTTGCACACACAGCCATGGGGGTTCGACTGCGCGCGCCGCTGTGCCTGGCCGCGCTGCTGCCCGCCCTGCTGCTGACGCTGATCTGCCGCAAGGCGGTGCACCGCCATCTCGCGGCCAAGCGCCGCAGGGCGCAGGCAGTGGTCAAGGTGCTGGTGGTGGGCGAGCCCACCGCCGCGGACGATGTGACCGCGCACCTCGCCGCCCGTACCGACCACCCGTATGTCGCGGTGGGCGCCGTCCCCGTGGGAGACGGTGAGTGCGGCTCCGGCATCCGTACCGGAAAGCGGCTGGCGGCGGCCACACCCGACTCCCCCGCGGAGGACTCCGAGCCGGTCGTGGGCGCGGTGCGGGGGCTCGGCGCCGACCTGGTGTTGGTCGTCCCGGGCGCCACGCTCTCCGGCGAGCGGCTGCGCCGCCTGTCCTGGGGCCTGCACGACGCGGGGATCGAGCTGTTCCTCGCGCCGGGCCTGGTGGAGGTGTCCGTCAAGCGCCTGGAGACCGGATCAGCCGGCGGTATGTCGCTGCTGCGGGTGGCTCCGCCGACGAAGGAGGGCGTGCAGCCGCTGCTCAAACAGGTGCTGGACCGCAGTTCAGCCCTGCTGGGTCTGCTGCTGCTGGCTCCGCTGCTGCTGCTGATCGGAGCGGCGGTGAAGGCGTCGTCGTCGGGTCCGGTGTTCTATCTCCATGAGCGCATCGGACTGGGCGGACGTCCGTTCGTGATGTGGAAGTTCCGCAGTATGCGGGTGGGCGCCGACAGCGAGAAGGCCGAACTGGCCCAGGAGAACGAACACGACGGCCTGATGTTCAAGATGCGCCGCGACCCCCGGGTCACCCGGGTCGGCCACTGGCTGCGCCGCACCTCGCTGGACGAACTGCCCCAGCTGATCAATGTGCTGAAGGGCGACATGTCCCTGGTGGGTCCACGACCGCCGCTCGCCGACGAGGTGGCCCGCTACACGCCCGTCGAGTGGCGGCGACTGACCGTGCGGCCGGGGATGACCGGGCTGTGGCAGATCAGCGGGCGCTCCGACCTGTCCTGGGACGAAACCGTCCAGCTCGATCTCAGCTATGTCGACAATTGGTCGTTCACGAGTGATGTGGACGTCATGGCCCGTACGTTCCGCGCCGTCGTCGACGGCCGCGGGGCGTACTGA
- a CDS encoding LCP family protein, translating into MGDRKAADAAMTDRSEATDMLPAAAVKSDESGTRGATGTAPGTGGTATGDGGEAAGTTGAGSRGRKKPRSRARRVLIGAMTLLAVGLLMVGGIAWWTVDHYTGRVDRISGVFPTTLPETEQPAPSRGGQTFLLVGVDSRSDLPTTGRDAKAPQWKYGAQRSDTMMLVHLPADHSGAYVVSLPRDSWVDIRGHGKAKLNAAFSWGGPPLLIDTVQRLTKVRVDHLAVIDWDGFKELTDAVGGVDLVVDGAGRHMNGSEALTYVRERKNLPRGDFDRTHRQQYFLRTLLGKVMRPSTFSNPAKATEVLDYLTAAVSVDDRLSDTDLRALLWDNRNVRPGSMVFMNAPTKGTDMISGQSVVLLDSGEGAELWQAMREDSLDVYMETHENTDRLGATAQ; encoded by the coding sequence GTGGGGGACAGAAAGGCGGCTGATGCCGCGATGACGGACCGGAGCGAAGCGACGGACATGCTCCCGGCTGCCGCCGTGAAGTCGGACGAATCCGGCACCAGGGGCGCCACCGGAACGGCGCCCGGGACCGGTGGGACGGCCACCGGGGATGGCGGGGAAGCCGCCGGGACGACCGGAGCGGGCAGCCGAGGCCGCAAGAAGCCCAGGAGCCGCGCACGCCGAGTGCTCATCGGGGCGATGACGCTGCTGGCGGTCGGCCTGCTCATGGTGGGTGGGATCGCCTGGTGGACCGTCGACCACTACACCGGCAGGGTCGACCGCATATCCGGTGTCTTCCCGACGACGCTCCCCGAGACCGAACAGCCCGCGCCGTCGCGCGGCGGCCAGACCTTCCTCCTCGTCGGTGTGGACAGCCGCTCCGACCTGCCGACCACGGGCCGCGACGCCAAGGCTCCCCAGTGGAAGTACGGGGCCCAACGCAGCGACACGATGATGCTGGTCCATCTCCCGGCCGACCACTCCGGCGCGTATGTCGTCTCACTGCCCCGTGACTCCTGGGTGGACATCCGGGGACACGGCAAGGCCAAGCTCAACGCGGCGTTCTCCTGGGGCGGTCCGCCGCTGCTGATCGACACGGTGCAGCGGCTGACCAAGGTGCGGGTGGACCACCTCGCCGTGATCGACTGGGACGGCTTCAAGGAACTCACCGACGCCGTAGGCGGAGTGGACCTCGTCGTGGACGGCGCCGGCCGCCATATGAACGGCAGCGAGGCCCTGACCTACGTACGCGAGCGGAAGAACCTGCCCCGCGGAGACTTCGACCGCACCCATCGCCAGCAGTACTTCCTGCGCACCCTGCTCGGGAAGGTCATGCGCCCCTCGACCTTCTCCAACCCGGCCAAGGCGACCGAGGTGCTGGACTACCTCACCGCCGCGGTGAGCGTGGACGACCGGCTCAGCGACACCGACCTGCGTGCGCTGCTGTGGGACAACAGGAACGTGCGCCCCGGTTCGATGGTGTTCATGAACGCTCCCACCAAGGGGACCGACATGATTTCCGGCCAGTCCGTGGTCCTGCTGGACAGCGGCGAAGGCGCGGAGCTCTGGCAGGCCATGCGTGAGGACTCCCTCGACGTCTACATGGAGACCCACGAGAACACCGACCGGCTCGGCGCCACGGCGCAGTGA
- a CDS encoding glycoside hydrolase family 71 protein, translating into MGLLLIGLGAGVGLAGDREQPLPHALRPSPAATEPAPDREPSASPAASPSEPPSPEPTEPEPAPEPTTAPAVAPGPVLPFDLPATEELRSSPRLVFAHYFPPYPLSLDNEPTARDYYNRNYLTAEGEKGKHTAYGGLLRDRPLPVQPGGGDWRLANLEREVRTARDAGIDGFTVDILSLTGTNRERVELLLRAAQRVDPGFRVVLMPDMASLDTDPRTLADELAALAASPSAYRLADGRLVVSPFKAEAREPAWWSQVIGRLGEHGIGTALVPVFLDFRANAERFAPISEVFSSWGNRSHTQQDGVPGDIRLAHSLGKKWMQAVSVQDARPNQGIYDEAGNTATLRSTWNHAITDGADWVQLTTWNDYSEGTQFAPSLHNGHTYLDISSYYLTRFKTGVWPRIVRDTVYVTSRVQFTSGADTATHPVRMRPRPGTAPASDQVEVFTFLTAPATLDVRVGTVPHTYGAPAGPYARGLPLSPGRTEVVARRGGATVAAVTTRYPARRAATVQDLQYYGVSSRR; encoded by the coding sequence TTGGGGTTGTTACTGATCGGGCTCGGCGCCGGTGTCGGTCTCGCCGGTGACCGGGAGCAGCCCCTGCCTCACGCCCTTCGGCCGAGTCCGGCCGCCACCGAGCCGGCCCCCGACCGGGAGCCGTCGGCGTCCCCCGCCGCGTCCCCCTCCGAGCCGCCGAGCCCGGAGCCCACCGAGCCTGAGCCCGCCCCTGAGCCCACCACCGCACCGGCCGTGGCGCCGGGTCCGGTGCTGCCCTTCGACCTGCCGGCCACCGAGGAACTGCGCAGCAGCCCGCGCCTCGTCTTCGCGCACTACTTCCCGCCCTACCCGCTCTCGCTCGACAACGAGCCCACCGCACGGGACTACTACAACCGCAACTACCTCACCGCCGAAGGGGAGAAGGGCAAGCACACGGCTTACGGTGGACTGCTGCGGGACCGGCCGCTGCCCGTGCAGCCCGGTGGCGGAGACTGGCGACTCGCCAACCTGGAAAGGGAAGTGAGGACCGCCCGTGACGCCGGGATCGACGGGTTCACCGTCGACATCCTCTCCCTGACCGGTACCAACCGGGAGCGCGTCGAACTGCTGCTGCGCGCGGCGCAGCGCGTCGACCCGGGGTTCCGCGTCGTGCTGATGCCTGACATGGCGTCCCTGGACACCGACCCCCGCACCCTGGCCGACGAACTGGCCGCGCTCGCCGCCTCCCCCTCCGCGTACCGGCTGGCCGACGGGCGCCTCGTGGTCTCCCCGTTCAAGGCCGAGGCCCGGGAACCAGCATGGTGGAGCCAGGTGATCGGACGGCTCGGCGAGCACGGCATCGGCACCGCACTGGTCCCGGTCTTCCTGGACTTCCGCGCCAACGCCGAGCGGTTCGCACCGATCAGCGAGGTCTTCTCGTCCTGGGGCAACCGCAGCCATACCCAGCAGGACGGCGTCCCCGGCGACATCCGACTCGCCCACTCGCTGGGCAAGAAGTGGATGCAGGCCGTGTCCGTCCAGGACGCCCGACCCAACCAGGGCATCTACGACGAGGCGGGCAACACAGCCACCCTGCGCTCGACCTGGAACCACGCGATCACCGACGGGGCGGACTGGGTGCAGCTCACCACCTGGAACGACTATTCGGAGGGTACCCAGTTCGCCCCCTCACTGCACAACGGCCATACCTATCTGGACATATCCTCCTACTACCTCACTCGCTTCAAGACGGGGGTGTGGCCTCGGATCGTCCGCGACACCGTCTACGTCACCTCCCGAGTGCAGTTCACGTCCGGCGCCGACACCGCGACCCACCCCGTGCGGATGCGCCCCCGGCCGGGCACCGCACCCGCGAGCGACCAGGTGGAGGTATTCACCTTCCTGACCGCACCCGCCACGCTCGATGTGCGAGTGGGTACTGTGCCCCATACCTATGGCGCTCCGGCCGGCCCGTACGCCCGGGGCCTTCCGCTGAGCCCCGGCCGCACCGAGGTCGTGGCCAGGCGTGGGGGCGCCACGGTCGCCGCCGTCACGACCCGATATCCGGCGCGGCGCGCAGCCACCGTGCAGGACCTCCAGTACTACGGCGTGTCCAGCAGGCGCTGA